The Sphingomonas sp. KR3-1 genome has a window encoding:
- a CDS encoding VOC family protein, producing MLKDHASHAILPCKDIAIARAFYTETLGLPLAADHGEVFLLRTGATLLNVYRSDFAGTNQANAVVFDVHDDLEAIAADLRARGVKLEEYPDGFDRVEDGVHILGSFRAIWFKDPDGNILHANSGG from the coding sequence ATGCTCAAGGACCACGCCTCCCACGCGATCCTCCCGTGCAAGGACATCGCCATCGCACGCGCCTTCTACACCGAGACGCTCGGCCTGCCGCTCGCCGCCGATCACGGCGAGGTCTTCCTGCTCCGCACCGGCGCGACGCTGCTCAACGTCTATCGCAGCGACTTCGCCGGTACCAACCAGGCCAACGCCGTGGTGTTCGACGTCCATGACGACCTCGAGGCCATCGCCGCCGACCTGCGCGCCAGGGGCGTCAAGCTCGAGGAATATCCCGACGGCTTCGACCGGGTGGAAGACGGCGTCCACATCCTCGGCAGCTTCCGCGCGATCTGGTTCAAGGATCCCGACGGCAACATCCTCCACGCCAATAGCGGCGGCTAG